The proteins below are encoded in one region of Saccharomyces kudriavzevii IFO 1802 strain IFO1802 genome assembly, chromosome: 5:
- the SLX8 gene encoding SUMO-targeted ubiquitin ligase complex subunit SLX8 (similar to Saccharomyces cerevisiae SLX8 (YER116C); ancestral locus Anc_7.416) — protein MIRRLDNQSPEDENLRIKRTRVELVEHNDDEEETEVPRIQNGMIENHHENLETAIEIVGDRAPDNASEDEDLCLFRALEEGSGSDHPNATTADTNTNDRGSVQSNSPETGVGSATASTNSDEEPHTIEVLSQTADALSASLIPEEAAPLTKPEISSKEKTVDLTADAIDLDAEEQQVLEISDEDFQEDTKETTREYGAAKDYRCPICFDPPETALMTLCGHVFCCSCLFQMVNSSRTCRQFGHCALCRSKVYLKDVRLMILRKKQTKKKTKS, from the coding sequence ATGATAAGAAGGCTCGACAACCAAAGCccagaagatgaaaacCTACGAATTAAGAGGACGAGAGTAGAGTTGGTCGAACacaacgatgatgaagaggaaactGAGGTACCGAGAATTCAAAATGGGATGATAGAAAACCATCACGAAAACCTTGAAACAGCGATTGAAATCGTTGGAGACAGAGCTCCTGATAATGCTTCCGAAGACGAAGACTTATGCCTCTTTAGAGCCCTTGAGGAAGGCTCCGGCAGTGACCATCCAAATGCCACGACAGCCGATACTAATACCAATGACAGGGGGTCAGTGCAGAGTAATAGTCCAGAAACGGGCGTCGGTAGTGCTACAGCTTCAACGAATAGTGATGAAGAGCCGCACACAATAGAAGTTCTTTCACAAACAGCAGACGCTTTGAGTGCTTCCCTCATACCTGAAGAGGCAGCGCCATTAACGAAACCTGAAATAAgtagcaaagaaaaaactgtTGACTTGACTGCAGATGCCATAGATTTAGACGCCGAGGAGCAACAAGTGCTGGAAATCTCAGACGAAGATTTCCAAGAGGATACAAAAGAAACCACTAGAGAGTATGGTGCAGCCAAGGACTACCGTTGCCCGATTTGCTTTGACCCGCCGGAAACCGCTCTTATGACCTTATGTGGCCATGTATTTTGTTGTTCATGTCTGTTTCAGATGGTTAATAGCTCTAGAACTTGTAGACAGTTCGGTCATTGCGCACTCTGTAGAAGCAAAGTTTATTTGAAAGACGTGAGGCTGATGATactaagaaaaaagcagactaagaagaagacgaaaagCTAG
- the SPR6 gene encoding Spr6p (similar to Saccharomyces cerevisiae SPR6 (YER115C); ancestral locus Anc_7.415), which yields MTISYIWQSYSSSNLHWIYPLHSGKRLSNVNSPFAAEGLLRRKCNDIQDIQSNRMIELSLQGAYDSKRQQAYLKGLIPSKKKKTHIKKFFKKQKKSRKPVTFEQGYSSGPVILRFGNFAGIRDLRGARCPLHGIKHGVHPRPGERCACQQASFFPSPLTRVSREHSAVLDCTRASTRFCDNITDDFSTLYF from the coding sequence ATGACTATTTCATATATATGGCAATCGTACTCATCCTCCAATCTGCATTGGATTTACCCTCTGCATTCAGGTAAACGCCTATCAAATGTGAATTCCCCTTTCGCAGCGGAAGGATTGCTCAGGAGAAAATGTAATGATATCCAGGATATACAAAGTAATAGAATGATTGAGTTATCATTGCAGGGCGCGTATGATTCGAAGAGACAGCAAGCCTATTTAAAAGGACTCATTCcaagcaaaaagaaaaaaactcacatcaaaaagttttttaagaagcaaaaaaaatcaaggaaaCCCGTCACATTCGAACAAGGCTACTCGTCGGGTCCTGTAATTCTGCGCTTCGGAAATTTTGCAGGAATCAGAGATTTGAGAGGTGCAAGATGTCCGCTCCACGGAATAAAACATGGCGTTCACCCAAGACCTGGAGAAAGATGCGCGTGCCAGCAAGCCTCTTTCTTTCCGAGCCCACTAACGCGAGTTAGCCGTGAACATTCTGCCGTACTCGATTGTACCAGGGCCTCTACACGGTTCTGTGACAACATAACCGATGACTTTTCAACCTTATATTTTTGA
- the BOI2 gene encoding Boi2p (similar to Saccharomyces cerevisiae BOI1 (YBL085W) and BOI2 (YER114C); ancestral locus Anc_7.413), whose translation MSDKREIPTLSQLNTTVDRDRNASDTLSPEYDSKGSTSGREGGNFPMYIAINEYFKRMEDELDMKPGDKIKVITDDEEYKDGWYFGRNLRTNEEGLYPVVFTQKITVEKAPTLMRAKSTKRVHSPLTNEDPLLSSTFINENDSNSELITPQPIETAASISRNANGKLDRNLSLKNTMCDIDNALQEFKEDSVGAPDRSIASSRDEARSITHETILSATDGLDVIESNSKSSTSGSTGLLSSGVEKQTSLINGIDTSKLNPVEAELWTPEEITAYFIMEGYDVQSASRFQKHKISGKILLELELVHLKELDINSFGTRFEIFKEIEKIKEAIRTNGRSWNRTSKTNNANIHNQLMPPANVDQRTSYRGHVRKTSQSLDDLPSQQNFTPAPQANRNSSTSKHRPKSLVFGSQEPNSDFTPNIQIPQVVKEITGDEHLFVSPRRAPKPPSYPSPAQPPKSPLLSNRTVSPSSTQHNSWHSSSSSYSGSKKITYIDQTSSSNSTSNSRFALSKSIQESGKALSPIPSPTDKSISDAENSIKDRSISSKNVNSVNYSGDAVDPSFNKTTAYSSDEEGQFQETMDTVERPTSSIYADGSTIASAHNGKSTHDEKEKVKLTRRSSLLSSKSKSDSQTNSSLKRSSSVSRTSSCRKSTFMLSPFRQQFTDNAARSSPNLEGEANNTTPSAKNSSSPTEKKSSKKSESKRRSVSAKEAVHEDFTEVVKDDRNKRSVSEAVKGDTLKGKSLRQMTTRPVPKKKQTSAFIEGLRNISVKESMRDADFSGWMSKKGSGTMSTWKTRFFTLHGTRLSYFSSTTDTRERGLIDITAHRVVPAKEDDKLVSLYAASTGKGRYCFKLLPPQPGSKKGLTFTQPRTHYFAVENKEEMRGWMAALIKTTIDIDTTVPVISSYTTPTVSLSKAQEMLAEAREETKLREQEMLENEEDEDQLLWDQQQQQQQNNSQNQVGRAISVSTQRTSDEDSSVSTPNLSSATNTTIRSNGFSSPFLLASGMLSPGLARNNSMRGPEKKGKPTTEEDYFGEGSKPKNDKV comes from the coding sequence ATGAGCgataaaagagaaatacCCACACTCTCACAGCTCAACACTACTGTTGACAGGGACAGGAATGCTTCTGACACTTTGTCACCGGAGTATGACAGTAAGGGAAGTACAAGCGGGCGCGAGGGTGGCAATTTCCCCATGTACATTGCCATCAATGAATATTTCAAGCGGATGGAAGATGAGCTGGATATGAAGCCCGGTGACAAGATAAAAGTGATTACTGACGATGAGGAATACAAAGATGGTTGGTATTTTGGTCGTAATTTAAGAACTAATGAGGAAGGCTTATATCCAGTTGTCTTTACGCAAAAGATAACGGTGGAAAAGGCTCCGACTTTGATGAGAGCCAAATCCACCAAGAGAGTTCATAGTCCTTTAACTAATGAAGACCCTCTTCTTTCCAGCACTtttataaatgaaaatgactCCAACAGTGAACTAATCACTCCACAACCAATTGAAACTGCTGCTTCTATTTCGAGGAATGCTAATGGTAAGCTCGATAGAAACCTATCtttaaaaaatacaatgtGCGATATAGATAATGCTTTGCAGGAGTTTAAAGAGGATTCCGTGGGCGCACCAGACCGTTCTATCGCGTCAAGCAGGGACGAAGCTCGTAGCATAACCCACGAAACAATTTTATCAGCAACTGATGGGCTAGATGTGATCGAATCGAACAGTAAGTCATCAACTAGCGGTTCCACTGGGTTATTAAGCAGCGGTGTGGAAAAGCAAACTAGTTTAATCAATGGCATTGATACCAGTAAGCTGAATCCTGTCGAAGCAGAACTGTGGACGCCTGAAGAAATAACAGCTTACTTTATTATGGAAGGATATgatgtccaatcggcgtcCAGGTTCCAAAAACACAAAATATCAGGTAAAATTCTGCTAGAATTAGAATTAGTTCATTTGAAGGAGTTAGATATAAATTCCTTTGGTACAAGATTTGAGatcttcaaagaaattgaaaagattaagGAGGCAATCAGAACGAATGGACGGTCATGGAACAGAACCAGCAAGACTAATAATGCTAACATTCATAACCAATTGATGCCACCCGCGAATGTTGACCAGAGAACTTCCTATAGGGGTCACGTTAGGAAAACTTCGCAATCTTTAGACGACCTTCCATCACAGCAAAATTTTACTCCTGCTCCTCAAGCTAATAGAAATTCCTCAACTTCCAAGCATCGTCCAAAGTCCTTAGTATTTGGTTCCCAAGAACCTAATTCTGATTTTACAccaaatattcaaattccTCAAGTTGTAAAGGAAATAACTGGTGACGAGCATTTGTTTGTCTCCCCAAGAAGGGCACCCAAACCTCCATCTTATCCAAGTCCTGCACAACCTCCCAAATCACCACTATTAAGTAATAGAACGGTGTCGCCATCATCTACTCAACATAACTCGTGgcattcttcttcgtcatcttaCTCAGGTTCTAAAAAGATTACTTATATTGATCAAACATCTTCGTCAAATTCTACTTCAAATTCTCGTTTTGCACTTTCGAAAAGCATCCAAGAAAGTGGGAAGGCATTATCTCCTATCCCCTCTCCCACCGACAAATCTATTTCGGATGCTGAGAACAGTATTAAAGACCGAAGCATATCATCTAAAAATGTGAATTCCGTGAATTACTCTGGAGATGCTGTTGATCCTTCTTTCAACAAAACAACTGCCTATTCTAGCGATGAAGAAGgtcaatttcaagaaacaaTGGATACCGTCGAAAGGCCTACCTCCAGTATATATGCTGATGGGTCAACCATCGCATCAGCGCATAATGGCAAATCAACGCACGACGAGAAGGAGAAGGTAAAACTAACGAGGCGCTCCTCCTTATTATCTTCTAAGTCAAAAAGCGATTCCCAGACGAACTCCTCCTTAAAGAGAAGTAGTAGCGTATCACGTACTAGTTCATGCAGAAAAAGTACTTTTATGCTAAGTCCGTTTAGGCAGCAGTTCACCGATAACGCGGCTCGCTCTTCACCAAACCTTGAAGGAGAAGCTAATAATACAACACCATCAGCGAAAAACAGTTCATCTCCAACAGAAAAGAagtcttccaagaaaagcgaatcaaaaagaagatcaGTTAGTGCCAAGGAAGCTGTGCATGAGGATTTTACAGAGGTTGTGAAGGATGATAGAAATAAGAGGTCTGTAAGCGAAGCTGTCAAGGGTGACACACTCAAGGGGAAAAGTTTGCGTCAAATGACTACCAGACCTGTCcccaagaaaaagcaaacCTCCGCATTTATTGAAGGCTTAAGAAACATTAGCGTCAAAGAATCAATGAGGGATGCTGACTTTTCAGGTTGGATGAGCAAGAAAGGAAGCGGTACTATGAGTACTTGGAAGACCCGATTCTTCACATTGCATGGCACTAGATTATCTTACTTTAGTTCCACTACGGACACAAGAGAGAGAGGTCTTATCGACATCACGGCGCATCGTGTTGTACCTGCCAAGGAGGATGATAAACTGGTCTCGCTGTATGCTGCCAGTACAGGTAAAGGCCGCTATTGTTTCAAACTATTACCTCCACAGCCAGGTTCGAAGAAAGGATTGACATTCACACAACCTCGCACTCATTATTTTGCAGTCGAAAATAAAGAGGAAATGAGGGGTTGGATGGCTGCATTAATCAAGACCACTATTGATATCGACACAACAGTGCCAGTTATTAGTTCCTATACTACGCCAACGGTTTCCTTGAGCAAAGCACAGGAAATGCTAGCGGAAGCAAGAGAAGAGACCAAGCTGAGGGAACAGGAAATGTTGGAAAACGAGGAAGACGAGGATCAGTTGCTATGGGaccagcagcagcagcagcaacaaaatAACAGTCAAAATCAAGTTGGTCGTGCAATATCAGTGTCGACCCAACGAACTTCTGACGAAGATAGTTCCGTATCTACTCCAAATTTATCCTCCGCTACCAATACAACAATTCGTTCTAACGGGTTTTCCAGTCCTTTCTTGCTGGCTTCCGGGATGTTATCTCCAGGACTGGCTCGCAACAACAGCATGCGTGGGCCAGAGAAGAAAGGGAAACCCACGACAGAAGAGGACTACTTCGGGGAGGGTTCAAAACCTAAGAATGACAAAGTATAA
- the SHO1 gene encoding osmosensor SHO1 (similar to Saccharomyces cerevisiae SHO1 (YER118C); ancestral locus Anc_7.419) has product MSLSSKVRPTPRKPTRMAGDHSFKMKNFYADPFAISSISLAIVSWVIAIAGSISSASSSESFPRFTWWGIVYQFLIICSLVLFYCFDLIDHYRIFLTTSIAVAFVYNTNSATNLVYADGSNKAAASAGVILLSIINLIWILYYGGDNASPTNRWIDSFAVKGIRPSPLENSLHRARRRGNRNTTPYQNNVYNDNMRDSGYATQYDGYTQQQAHSNYVSSTALAGFENTQPNTSDAVNVHLNTLQQRINSAGNAKDANNNNNNNNNNNQTANTNIGNTFDTDFSNGNTETTMGDTLGLYSDIGDDNFTYKAKALYPYDADDDDAYEISFEQNEILQVSDIEGRWWKARKANGETGIIPSNYVQLIDSPEETHH; this is encoded by the coding sequence ATGTCATTATCATCCAAGGTAAGACCAACTCCTCGCAAACCTACACGTATGGCCGGCGATCAttctttcaagatgaaaaacttctATGCTGATCCATTTGCTATATCgtcaatttctttggccATCGTGTCGTGGGTCATCGCGATTGCAGGCTCCATCTCGTCTGCATCCTCCAGCGAATCTTTCCCACGTTTCACTTGGTGGGGTATAGtatatcaatttttgattatttgTTCCTTGGTCCTGTTCTACTGTTTTGATTTAATCGATCACTACAGGATCTTCCTCACCACGTCTATTGCAGTGGCTTTTGTGTATAATACAAACAGCGCGACGAATTTAGTGTATGCGGATGGCTCCAATAAAGCTGCTGCTTCCGCTGGTGTCATCTTACTTTCGATCATAAACCTAATCTGGATTCTGTACTATGGTGGCGATAATGCTTCGCCAACGAACAGATGGATTGATTCGTTTGCCGTCAAAGGCATCAGACCCTCACCATTAGAGAATTCCCTTCATAGAGCTCGTCGGAGAGGGAACAGAAATACAACGCCTTACCAAAATAATGTCtataatgataatatgCGAGATTCAGGCTACGCGACCCAATATGACGGATATACACAGCAGCAGGCACACTCAAATTACGTATCGTCGACAGCATTGGCTGGCTTTGAGAATACTCAGCCGAATACATCAGATGCCGTGAACGTTCATCTAAACACTTTGCAACAACGCATAAATAGTGCTGGCAACGCTAAAGACgccaacaacaacaacaacaacaacaacaacaacaatcaAACTGCAAATACTAATATCGGCAACACCTTCGATACAGATTTTTCTAACGGAAACACAGAAACTACAATGGGGGACACTTTGGGTCTGTATAGCGATATTGGGGatgacaattttacatacAAGGCAAAAGCATTGTATCCATACGATgcagatgatgatgatgcttacgaaatttcatttgaaCAAAACGAAATTCTACAGGTTTCTGACATTGAAGGTAGGTGGTGGAAGGCAAGAAAAGCAAACGGTGAAACAGGCATTATTCCAAGCAATTATGTCCAATTAATTGACAGCCCAGAAGAAACACATCATTGA
- the TMN3 gene encoding Tmn3p (similar to Saccharomyces cerevisiae TMN3 (YER113C); ancestral locus Anc_7.411), which yields MRVKPKRWVLTLMAVAVMVLIFRNQFHSSRTRQQEQKPVFSSSQNNLYYDGWITPNFYKKNDFLELIVNKVESDLTQLPYAYYDLPFTCPPTMHKKPLHLSLNEIIRGDRKWESDYKLRFGEDNACETLCARKTDKKGMQTLDKLVREGYVVQWLIDDELPAATTFISTTDHKKYYASGFPLGFVDPDTDKTYLHNHVILVIRFHGGGDDKNTVVGFEVYPKSVSDYHCPGASKNYEQYEIVVPEDEHDLTYLPFTYSVYWREEFEVDWNHRWNYFLNAGELSDEQSAQFHWMSLANSLGIVLSISFITFVIYIRVMRTDKKNTDSHKYLINTEGIEAEDSLDDDKYGKNSVYMVTKDWIQNGKPDLFGLKVLIVLVSFGVQFLFTIIGSLTISCSMNKLHNVRNSVLTMAILCFVLGAFMASFVGTRLGIVTKRRNINVNYLDHNKSFKNCREFSPIFAVICGSSLPGMVMIGTFLLNSVVGAHDSTNALPFRTIVFFISIYFVVCIPLSLFGGIVANNIPLPKYWLSGITKDETDGNGSKLFKPKSRTRFNPLVHCGVYLCGIFPLLVIYVEMQYVYKSLWLEKTTFYFFYGFLFLSIILLCVLTMEISIIGSYLLMRFCFDDKEVRNNWRWRCFEMGFSGGVYMELYSLYYIFVVLNIHGFSSILISICYSLLFNILCGLGLGALSCLTASWFINRIYHMKFNG from the coding sequence ATGAGAGTGAAACCAAAAAGATGGGTCCTTACACTCATGGCGGTAGCAGTCATGGTGCTCATCTTCAGAAACCAGTTTCATTCGTCCCGGACGCGACAGCAGGAGCAGAAACCTGTCTTCTCTTCCAGTCAAAACAATCTTTATTACGACGGCTGGATAACACCAAACTTCtataaaaagaatgatTTCCTAGAACTGATTGTAAACAAGGTGGAATCTGACTTGACACAATTACCATACGCATATTATGACTTGCCATTTACTTGTCCCCCTACTATGCATAAGAAACCACTGCACTTATCattaaatgaaataataaGAGGAGATAGGAAATGGGAAAGTGACTATAAACTCCGTTTTGGCGAAGACAATGCATGCGAAACGCTATGTGCTCGGAAAACTGACAAAAAGGGAATGCAGACATTAGACAAGCTAGTGAGGGAGGGCTACGTCGTGCAATGGCTGATCGATGACGAATTACCGGCGGCCACTACATTCATCTCCACTACAGATCATAAAAAGTACTATGCGTCTGGCTTTCCCCTCGGTTTCGTGGATCCTGACACTGACAAAACTTATTTGCATAACCACGTAATTCTAGTGATCCGTTTTCATGGGGGTGGTGATGACAAAAACACCGTTGTTGGTTTTGAAGTATATCCAAAATCTGTATCAGATTATCACTGCCCTGGAGCCTCAAAGAATTACGAACAATACGAGATAGTCGTCCCTGAGGACGAACATGACCTAACCTATTTACCATTTACTTATTCCGTGTATTGGAGGGAAGAATTCGAGGTCGACTGGAATCATAGGTGGAATTATTTTCTGAACGCAGGTGAACTGTCCGATGAGCAGAGCGCTCAATTCCACTGGATGAGTCTTGCCAACTCATTAGGGATTGTACTGTCTATTTCATTCATCACATTTGTTATTTACATTCGAGTCATGCGTACagataagaaaaatacagaCTCTCATAaatatttgataaataCAGAAGGTATCGAAGCAGAGGATAGTCTGGACGACGACAAGTATGGTAAAAACTCTGTTTACATGGTGACTAAGGATTGGATACAGAATGGCAAACCAGATTTGTTTGGTTTAAAAGTCCTAATCGTTCTAGTCTCGTTTGGGGTgcaatttttatttaccaTAATTGGATCATTAACAATATCGTGTTCGATGAACAAGCTGCATAACGTAAGAAACAGCGTGCTTACTATGGCTATTTTATGTTTTGTACTTGGTGCATTCATGGCATCTTTTGTTGGTACAAGACTGGGTATAGTaacgaaaagaagaaatatcaaTGTTAACTACCTTGACCACAACAAGAGCTTCAAGAACTGCCGGGAGTTTAGTCCCATTTTCGCCGTAATTTGTGGGTCCAGCCTGCCAGGTATGGTAATGATAGGGACATTTCTATTGAACAGTGTTGTCGGGGCGCATGACTCTACAAATGCATTACCATTTAGGACCATTGTATTCTTCATTAGCATTTATTTCGTTGTCTGTATACCGCTGAGTTTATTTGGTGGCATTGTGGCCAATAATATACCTCTACCTAAATATTGGCTGAGTGGGATCACTAAGGATGAAACTGATGGTAATGGCAGTAAACTCTTCAAACCTAAATCGCGGACCAGGTTCAACCCACTCGTACATTGTGGCGTTTATTTATGTGGTATTTTTCCCTTATTAGTAATTTACGTGGAAATGCAGTACGTTTACAAATCTCTTTGGTTGGAGAAAACTACattctattttttctacGGATTCTTATTCCTAAGTATTATATTGTTATGTGTGCTTACTATGGAAATATCAATCATCGGAAGTTATTTATTGATGAGGTTTTGCTTTGACGACAAGGAAGTTCGTAATAATTGGAGGTGGAGATGCTTTGAAATGGGATTCAGTGGTGGGGTGTATATGGAATTATATTCGCTTTATTACATTTTCGTGGTGCTAAACATCCATGGGTTTTCCTCCATCCTAATTTCCATTTGTTATAGTTTACTCTTTAATATACTGTGTGGTTTGGGACTCGGTGCCCTCAGTTGCTTAACGGCCTCGTGGTTCATAAATAGAATATACCACATGAAATTCAACGggtaa
- the RPL23B gene encoding 60S ribosomal protein uL14 (similar to Saccharomyces cerevisiae RPL23A (YBL087C) and RPL23B (YER117W); ancestral locus Anc_7.417), which produces MSGNGAQGTKFRISLGLPVGAIMNCADNSGARNLYVIAVKGSGSRLNRLPAASLGDMVMATVKKGKPELRKKVMPAIVVRQAKSWRRRDGVFLYFEDNAGVIANPKGEMKGSAITGPVGKECADLWPRVASNSGVVV; this is translated from the exons ATGTCAGGTAACGGTGCTCAAGGTACAAAATTCAGAATTTCT TTAGGTTTACCAGTTGGTGCCATCATGAACTGTGCTGACAACAGTGGTGCCAGAAACTTGTACGTCATTGCCGTTAAAGGTTCTGGTTCTAGATTGAACAGATTACCAGCCGCTTCCTTAGGTGACATGGTTATGGCCACTGTTAAGAAAGGTAAGCCAGAATTGAGAAAGAAGGTTATGCCAGCTATTGTTGTCCGTCAAGCTAAGtcttggagaagaagagaCGGTGTCTTTTTGTACTTCGAAGACAACGCTGGTGTTATCGCCAATCCAAAGGGTGAAATGAAGGGTTCTGCCATTACTGGTCCAGTCGGTAAGGAATGTGCCGACTTATGGCCAAGAGTTGCCTCCAACTCCGGTGTCGTTGTTTAA
- the GDI1 gene encoding Gdi1p (similar to Saccharomyces cerevisiae GDI1 (YER136W); ancestral locus Anc_8.175): MDQETIDTDYDVIVLGTGITECILSGLLSVDGKKVLHIDKQDHYGGEAASVTLSQLYEKFKQNPISKEDRESKFGKDRDWNVDLIPKFLMANGELTNILIHTDVTRYVDFKQVSGSYVFKQGKIYKVPANEIEAISSPLMGIFEKRRMKKFLEWISSYKEDELSSHQGLDLDKNTMDEVYYKFGLGNSTKEFIGHAMALWTNDDYLQQPARPSFERILLYCQSVARYGKSPYLYPMYGLGELPQGFARLSAIYGGTYMLDTPIQEVLYKEETGKFEGVKTKLGTFKAPLVIADPTYFPEKCKSTGQRVIRAICILNHPVPNTSNADSLQIIIPQSQLGRKSDIYVAIVSDAHNVCSKGHYLAIISTIIETDKPHIELEPAFKLLGPIEEKFMGIAELFEPREDGSKDSIYLSRSYDASSHFESMTDDVKDIYFRVTGHPLVLKQRQEQEKQ; encoded by the coding sequence ATGGATCAAGAAACTATAGACACAGACTACGACGTGATTGTATTGGGTACCGGTATTACCGAATGTATTCTATCTGGGTTACTCTCTGTAGATGGGAAAAAAGTATTACATATCGATAAGCAAGACCATTATGGTGGTGAGGCTGCTTCTGTGACCTTATCTCAACTGTACGAGAAATTCAAACAGAATCCCATCAGTAAAGAAGACCGGGAATCCAAGTTTGGTAAAGATAGAGACTGGAATGTCGACCTGATTCCAAAGTTCCTCATGGCTAATGGCGAGCTTACAAACATTTTGATACATACTGATGTGACCAGATACGTTGATTTCAAACAGGTATCTGGTTCCTACGTGTTCAAGCAAGGCAAAATTTACAAAGTGCCAGCCAATGAAATAGAAGCCATTTCATCACCATTGATgggtatttttgaaaagcgtagaatgaagaaattcttaGAATGGATTAGCTCCTATAAGGAAGATGAATTGTCCTCTCATCAAGGTCTAGACTTAGATAAGAACACCATGGATGAAGTGTATTATAAATTTGGCTTAGGTAACTCGACCAAGGAGTTCATCGGTCATGCGATGGCTTTGTGGACCAATGATGACTACCTACAACAGCCCGCTAGACCATCTTTCGAGAGGATCCTATTATACTGCCAGAGCGTTGCTCGATACGGTAAATCTCCCTACTTGTACCCTATGTATGGGTTAGGCGAGCTTCCACAAGGGTTTGCTCGTTTGTCGGCTATCTACGGTGGTACCTACATGCTGGACACCCCAATTCAGGAAGTGTTGTACAAAGAGGAGACAGGTAAGTTTGAAGGCGTCAAGACTAAACTGGGAACTTTCAAAGCTCCATTGGTAATTGCTGACCCAACATATTTCCCCGAAAAATGTAAGTCTACTGGTCAAAGAGTTATCAGAGCCATCTGTATTTTAAATCACCCAGTTCCAAATACCAGTAATGCGGATTCCTTACAAATCATCATCCCACAGAGTCAGCTAGGCAGAAAGAGCGACATTTACGTTGCCATCGTTTCAGACGCACACAATGTTTGTTCCAAGGGTCATTATTTGGCCATCATTTCCACAATCATTGAAACTGATAAACCACATATAGAATTAGAGCCTGCTTTCAAGCTTTTAGGACCAATCGAGGAGAAGTTCATGGGTATTGCCGAATTGTTTGAGCCAAGAGAAGATGGCTCTAAGGATAGCATTTACTTATCCAGATCATATGACGCATCCTCCCATTTTGAATCCATGACTGATGATGTCAAAGATATCTACTTTAGGGTAACTGGCCATCCATTGGTTCTAAAACAAAGACAAGAACAGGAGAAACAATAG
- the LSM4 gene encoding U6 snRNA complex subunit LSM4 (similar to Saccharomyces cerevisiae LSM4 (YER112W); ancestral locus Anc_7.410) produces MLPLYLLTNAKGQQMQIELKNGEIIQGTLTNVDNWMNLTLSNVTEYSEENGIDSENNADKSKAIKLNEIYVRGTFIKFIKLQDNIIDKVKQQINSNNSSNNSGPGHKRFYNSRDSNNNNKNNYNRRSNNGNNGNRRPYSQNRQFNNNNSNNNQQMNSGLGGSVQHHFNASSPQNVEF; encoded by the coding sequence ATGCTTCCTTTATACCTTTTGACAAATGCGAAGGGACAACAGATGCAAATAGAGTTGAAGAATGGTGAGATCATACAGGGCACATTGACAAATGTGGACAACTGGATGAATTTGACCCTATCGAATGTAACCGAATATAgcgaagaaaatggaattgATTCCGAAAACAATGCTGACAAGAGTAAGGCTATAAAACTGAATGAAATTTATGTAAGAGGGactttcatcaaatttatcaaattgcAGGATAACATAATTGATAAAGTTAAGCAGCAAATAAATTCCAATAATAGCTCGAACAACAGCGGGCCCGGCCATAAAAGATTTTATAACAGCAGAGATtcaaacaacaacaataaaaataattaCAACAGAAGAAGTAATAACGGCAATAACGGTAACCGCCGTCCCTACTCTCAGAATCGCCAgttcaacaacaataacagtaataataacCAACAGATGAACAGTGGTCTAGGTGGGTCTGTACAACACCATTTTAATGCCTCTTCTCCACAAAACGTCGAATTTTAA